One Glycine soja cultivar W05 chromosome 2, ASM419377v2, whole genome shotgun sequence genomic region harbors:
- the LOC114381366 gene encoding protein POLLENLESS 3-LIKE 2-like, with the protein MLQEMWNAPPGLRPSKSAPCSPAKPLGVVPRTRSESFHVAHKVPVGDTPYVRAKNVQLVDKDPERAIPLFWAAINAGDRVDSALKDMAIVMKQQNRAEEAIEAIKSLRSRCSDQAQESLDNILLDLYKRCGRLDDQIGLLKHKLYLIQQGLAFNGKRTKTARSQGKKFQVSVEQEATRLLGNLGWALMQQNNYIEAEDAYRRALSIAPDNNKMCNLGICLMKQGRIGEAKETLYRVKPAVMDGPRGSDSHLKAYERAQQMLKDLESEMMNKGVDRIEQSRLFEAFLGSSSIWQPQPCKDHHHTTTLLATTTINSAKIHDEFADENINSNIMLTNHTALPPSKGSNNNNSNKQVGAILGNSLNVAAPPFYASKSSMLREPIENQLFSETLKRTRSGNAAGSMRVVSDVRDANINNKKLHVELGVPVPQNKSRRLSSEDAAEKNKLTDLLPNDDEFEEAILAAILGAPNESDKAYYDTGSTTSRMLRLKVFQDITLSLSPRA; encoded by the exons ATGTTGCAGGAGATGTGGAATGCTCCTCCCGGTCTCAGACCCTCCAAGTCTGCACCTTGTTCTCCGGCAAAGCCTCTTGGGGTCGTTCCAAGAACGCGTTCTGAGTCCTTCCACGTGGCTCACAAGGTCCCAGTTGGTGACACTCCTTATGTCAGAGCCAAAAACGTTCAG TTGGTGGATAAGGATCCGGAGAGAGCGATTCCGCTGTTCTGGGCAGCCATTAATGCGGGAGATAGAGTGGACAGTGCTTTGAAAGATATGGCTATTGTTATGAAACAGCAAAATCGGGCCGAAGAAGCCATCGAAGCCATTAAATCGCTTCGAAGTAGATGTTCGGATCAAGCACAAGAATCTCTCGATAACATCCTCTTGGATCTCTACAAG AGATGTGGGAGACTTGATGATCAAATTGGTCTACTGAAGCACAAGTTGTACTTGATTCAACAAGGATTGGCTTTCAATGGAAAGCGAACAAAGACTGCAAGATCTCAAGGAAAGAAGTTTCAAGTCTCTGTGGAGCAAGAAGCCACTAGATTGCTG GGAAACTTGGGATGGGCACTGATGCAACAGAACAATTACATAGAAGCAGAAGACGCCTACCGCCGCGCGCTTTCGATAGCCCCAGATAACAACAAGATGTGCAATCTGGGCATTTGCTTGATGAAGCAAGGGAGAATTGGCGAGGCGAAGGAGACACTGTACCGGGTAAAGCCTGCAGTGATGGATGGCCCTAGAGGCTCAGATTCTCACCTGAAAGCCTATGAAAGGGCACAGCAAATGCTGAAAGACCTTGAGTCTGAGATGATGAACAAGGGAGTTGATAGGATTGAACAAAGCAGGCTCTTTGAGGCCTTTTTGGGTTCTTCATCAATTTGGCAACCACAGCCTTGCAAGGATCACCACCACACCACAACCTTGctggcaacaacaacaataaattcAGCCAAAATTCATGATGAGTTTGCTGATGAGAACATCAATTCCAACATAATGTTAACAAATCACACAGCACTGCCACCATCTAAgggtagcaacaacaacaacagcaacaaacaAGTTGGTGCCATTTTGGGGAACTCACTCAATGTTGCAGCCCCTCCATTCTATGCATCAAAATCATCTATGTTAAGGGAACCAATTGAGAACCAGTTGTTCTCAGAGACCCTTAAGAGAACAAGGTCTGGAAATGCTGCAGGGTCCATGAGAGTGGTGAGTGATGTCAGGGATGCCAACATTAACAACAAGAAGTTGCATGTGGAATTAGGTGTGCCAGTGCCACAGAACAAATCAAGAAGGCTCTCCTCAGAAGATGCTGCTGAGAAGAACAAGTTAACAGACTTGTTGCCCAACGACGAcgaatttgaggaggccattcTTGCTGCAATTTTGGGAGCCCCAAATGAATCAGATAAAGCTTATTATGACACAGGTAGTACC
- the LOC114381386 gene encoding proteasome subunit alpha type-7-like, protein MARYDRAITVFSPDGHLFQVEYALEAVRKGNAAVGVRGTDNVVLGVEKKSTAKLQDSRSVRKIVNLDNHIALACAGLKADARVLINRARVECQSHRLTVEDPVTVEYITRYIAGLQQKYTQSGGVRPFGLSTLIVGFDPYTGSPSLYQTDPSGTFSAWKANATGRNSNSIREFLEKNYKDTSGQETVKLAIRALLEVVESGGKNIEVAVMTKEHGLHQLEEAEIDAIVAEIEAEKAAAEAAKKAPPKET, encoded by the exons ATGGCAAGGTACGACCGAGCAATCACCGTTTTCTCCCCCGACGGCCACCTCTTCCAGGTCGAGTATGCCCTCGAAGCCGTCCGCAAGGGCAACGCCGCCGTCGGCGTCCGCGGCACCGACAACGTCGTCCTCGGCGTCGAGAAGAAATCCACCGCCAAGCTCCAAGACTCCAG GTCGGTGAGGAAGATTGTGAATCTGGACAACCACATTGCGCTGGCATGCGCGGGGCTGAAGGCCGACGCACGTGTGCTCATAAACAGGGCACGTGTGGAGTGCCAGAGCCACAGGCTCACCGTGGAGGATCCCGTCACGGTTGAGTACATAACGCGGTACATTGCTGGGCTCCAGCAGAAGTACACGCAGAGCGGCGGTGTGCGACCCTTTGGGCTTTCGACTCTCATTGTCGGGTTTGATCCCTACACTGGCTCGCCCTCCTTGTACCAGACGGATCCCTCTGGCACCTTCTCGGCGTGGAAGGCGAACGCCACCGGGAGGAACTCAAATTCGATTAGGGAGTTCCTCGAGAAGAACTATAAGGACACCTCTGGCCAGGAGACTGTCAAGTTGGCTATTCGCGCATTGCTTGAA GTTGTGGAGAGCGGAGGCAAGAACATAGAAGTTGCTGTGATGACTAAGGAGCATGGTCTGCATCAACTGGAGGAAGCTGAAATTGATGCCATCGTTGCTGAGATTGAAGCAGAGAAAGCAGCTGCTGAGGCTGCTAAGAAAGCCCCTCCTAAGGAGACATAA
- the LOC114370508 gene encoding GDSL esterase/lipase EXL3-like has product MKLSTFKLLYVCPLLVLFYSNPFVVIAISQTEIVKCSFSAIIAFGDSILDTGNNNYIETFLKANFKPYGKDFIGAKSTGRFCNGKIPSDLFAEKLGVKEALPPYLDSNLKIEDLLTGVSFASAGSGYDPVTVKLTRALSVEDQLNMFKEYIGKLKAAVGEEKTTLTLTKSLFLVSMGSNDISVTYFLTSFRKNDYDIQEYTSMLVNMSSKFLQELYQLGARRIGIIGLSPIGCVPMQRTVRGGSERKCVESVNQASMIYNSKFSSSIMDLNTRFPDARLVYLENYSKLSGLIQQYNQSGFEVADDACCGIGNLEFGFICNFLSLKVCNDASKYVFWDGYHPTERTYNILVSEAITKHIDKFVSNTFLSN; this is encoded by the exons ATGAAGCTTTCCACCTTTAAATTACTTTATGTCTGTCCTCTTCTTGTTCTGTTTTATTCTAATCCATTTGTTGTAATAGCCATATCACAAACTGAAATTGTGAAGTGTTCATTTTCTGCTATTATCGCGTTTGGTGATTCAATCTTGGATACTGGGAACAACAATTATATCGAAACATTTCTGAAGGCAAATTTCAAGCCATACGGGAAGGATTTCATTGGAGCAAAATCCACAGGAAGGTTTTGCAATGGCAAGATCCCTTCAGACTTATTTG CTGAAAAACTTGGTGTAAAGGAGGCCTTGCCACCCTACCTGGATTCAAATTTGAAGATTGAAGACCTCTTAACCGGGGTGTCCTTTGCATCTGCTGGTTCAGGATATGATCCTGTTACAGTTAAACTAACT AGGGCATTGTCAGTAGAAGATCAACTGAATATGTTCAAAGAGTACATAGGAAAACTGAAGGCAGCAGTAGGGGAAGAAAAGACAACTCTCACTCTAACAAAAAGCTTGTTTCTTGTCAGCATGGGAAGCAATGATATTTCAGTAACATATTTTCTGACATCATTCCGGAAGAATGATTATGATATCCAAGAGTACACAAGTATGTTGGTCAATATGTCTTCCAAATTTCTACAG GAACTTTATCAACTGGGAGCAAGAAGGATTGGAATAATTGGTTTATCACCAATAGGATGTGTGCCAATGCAAAGAACAGTAAGAGGAGGCAGCGAAAGGAAGTGTGTAGAATCAGTAAACCAAGCATCCATGATCTATAACTCCaagttttcttcttcaattatGGATCTCAATACAAGATTTCCAGATGCTAGGCTTGTCTACCTTGAAAACTATAGTAAATTGAGTGGACTCATTCAACAGTACAATCAGTCTG GATTTGAAGTGGCAGATGATGCATGCTGTGGCATTGGAAATTTGGAATTTGGCTTTATCTGTAATTTTCTCTCCTTAAAAGTCTGTAATGATGCCTCTAAATATGTGTTTTGGGATGGTTATCACCCGACGGAGAGAACTTACAATATACTTGTTTCAGAGGCCATTACAAAGCACATTGATAAGTTTGTTTCAAATACTTTCCTTTCTAACTGA